GCCCGGCATGTTAAAGCTTGTGGTCTGTTTTCTTCGCCTGtgtccacccctcccctcctcttcctccctctgtcctttctttccttcctgcGCTGTGGCAATGTCCATGTGCAGtaatgtggtgtgtggaggcgggCCCCTTTTCACCCCTGGTGTGGTGCGGTTCACTTGTCCTCTCTCACTGCACCTCAGGGCGAAAGGAACCATCCTGCATGCTCTTTGACATTTCAGTTTCttcctgtttatttttggccTTATTTATCAGAGCTTTTGCCCCCTCAGCACAAAGTTTGAATCCTGTCACGTGACCATGGTTGCACAGATACATTATTCATTATGCTGATATGGAAATAAAGTTGACATCCCGTCATCTTTCAGTCAACACATTTGTTTCCTCCGGCTTTCACCTTTTCCCATAGTCTGTCGTtggcgtgtgtctgtttgactACCAGTCACAAAACACCTTTACCGGGCACGTCCACACACTCTGTACGTGCCATAATTTTATGTCACTGAGCTGCAGGTACTAAAGTGAAACGGCACTAGTAAGCACACAGTTGAATGAGGCctaggcattttttttcttgctttttttagttttttgtctttcttttttcaggtGCAAACTTTGTCCACTGGTCACTACTACCAGACTGACTTGCTCACTGAAGTAATTTCAGCTCTGTGTTAATCTGTGTTTGCggcttgtgtgtatgttctaCCTTCCTGGTTATGTctcttatgtttgtgtgtatgcccaTGTAGGGACATCACGCTCCGCTACAAGGAGACCCGCCGGCGCAACCAGGAAGGCACAGGGGAGCGGGAACGACACCTTGGCAACAGTAACAATGGCAACGGTAGCCCGGCAACCACGTCTGGGCGCAGCAAACTTAACGGCAGCACCGAGGCAGTGAGACAGAGGAAGTCCTGAGGACCCCCCGGCAGGGatcacactgcactgcactgcactgtgtctcggagggatgaagggaatggtggatggagggatgaaaagGTGGATAAAATGGACAGATGGAAGGCAGAGGCACTCTGtttttgctgctgttgctgctgccattCCCACATTCAGAAACCTCACCAACGTCATCCTATCCAGGGCGTAggtgggctgctgtgtgtgtgtgtgtgtgtgtgtgtgtgtgtgtgtgtgtgtgtgtgtgtgtgcgcgcgcaccaGAACTGTCATTCCAATGCTGACTTGTCACTGTTAACATTATTCACAGAAGCAAACAAACCCAGAGTTGAGGTGAGGAGGGGATTTTAAAGAAAGGGGGCATGAATCGGGTCCATGGGGAACAAATTTGGGTGTCAAAACATGTGAAATCACAGGAAATCAGTAATTCTTAATTTTTCCAAAGGTGGGGAAAATCAGTGTGCGACtagtctttggtgtgtgtgcgtgtgggatAACTGGATTAATGGCAATAAAGCCTGAGCCTTGCAAACAATGACCTTTTCTCACTGACTAGCTATACTGATTGCAGTATCCTTGCCAACGCAGATGCAGTTTTAAGACGTGTTCGGTCATGCTCATTGACTAGCATTTGGGTTAGTGAACAGTGTTTTGAAGCAGAATTCCACGCTCAAATTCAATGAGGCTGACTGCTGCATCACAAACTCTAATATATTTTTAGACTCTGTGAGAAGTGGCCATTGTAAGGCCTGCGTGTGGGTGAGTCTCTTGATGAAGATGTTTCGCTCCCTTCTCTTTGCCTTATTGACACAAGAGATGTGTGGCTCGTAACTTTGATGGAAGCTCTTATgttatttttcagttttttttttttttgttttgtttgtttgttttttagtttaatttgtatTGCACTTACATGTCCTTAGCACAGGGTTTAAGCGAGGGGCTTTCTGCTGCTATGCAATAATGAAGGTTCACTACCATAGTTTCTTCCCCAGTGCAGATCACAGGATTTTGGTGGAGTTTTGTCAGACGTAGTTTTGAAGAATGGCAATGCCTTCCCTTAACATGTAGGTCTCATTTCTACATTTTCGTATTAAACCAGAAAGAGGATTGGCATCATTGGAGTTGTAACTAACTAGATTGGGTTCACCTGTTAGCTATTGTCTTTGTTAAATATAGCAAAATACATCAATTGTTTTACCAAATGGAAACAGAAGTCTGCAAGTCAAGCCCTGTGATCTCAATGGGTCGGATCACCCATAACTTAAATAAGAGTGATTGGAGTGACATGCTTGTCAATGGATTCATTCTTCTGTTTCCAAGCGTATAGATGAAGAAGGCCACGTTCAAAGCCTCACTATTCCACAGTGCACATGGGTGCCAGCACTACCTAGCAACATGTTCTTCACACTCATTACCTCCTGGAGCAGAAGGCAGAATAACTCAAATGTACTCTGAAGGATACTGCATAGTTAGTACTCCACTACATAGATATTTATAGTTTTATTTTAGTTGTTATTTCTCTTTCAATTAATTTGTAACAAAATGTTAAAACTCAGAATATATGTTTCAGATGGTATTACAAAACTGACATAGTCCTTAAAATTCACAATAAACTCTTGCCAGTACCACTAGGTGGGACAATCACACTAACTTGAGTCTTTGATGGATTAACTGTTGCTATAAGGATTCGGAAGCCAAACCCTGACCTAATGTACAGTTATCAGGTTAAAGTGTCGGTTACtagaggatgttttttttttttgggggggagttAGGGTGTTTGTTTTGCGTAGAAGAGAGTCCTGGAAGCCCATCACTATTAGCCACATAACCACCCAATTGTGTGGATTTGTATGCTGAAGCCATACTTTGTGACATTGATGCTCAAATGTAACTGTTTCTATCTGCTGTCCTTTTAACATCGTCAGACCAGGAACTCCTCGGAAATCACAAGCCATTGGCCATTGTAAATGCTGTCTGTATGCCGTGTCGATGGTTGGTGTTAATGTTTTGAATGCACAAACATGTaaggaaaaaagagacaaaagcagtaaccaaaatagtttttttttccagtgtaTGTGTAGTAGTCGCAGTGGTGCATCAGTCATTTATGAGGTTACCTTATAGGATGTGTATTCCAACCACACCAAAAAATAAAAGACATCGCAAATGTTGGTGTCTAAGGGAAATTGTGTATATCTCACTGGTAACATGGTGTTGGGGAGCTGGATCCATTGAACTGATTTGTTGTTTGTAAATGGTTCTGTATGAGTGTTTCCACCTGCTTCTGTCACTAAGTAAAATGTAGTGGTTCCAGGGAACCATTGCCCTGGCATGTAGAGATATTGTGCAAATTGTCCAAAATGGCCTCTTTGTGTGGTCTAGTTAACACTTGATGCCATTATAATTATGTGAATGTACAAAAGCAGATCTTGATGTTTTGCAGAAGAGGGCTACATCTTATTCAAATGCCAATTTATTGTTAACCATCCCAAATTTTATTCTTATGCCGaaaatttgtttttattatccAGTACAATGTGTGGCTATTACATAGCACAGGGAACAATCCAAATGTATTTTATGTTGATGCTTTTTTTGTTGTCCAATAAAAAGAAGGGGTCCTCTTGGAAGATATGTCTTGGAAATACTTTATCTAACCTCGTCTTGCTTTGAGCAAAACATTTAACCCTAATGTGAAAATTGTTGATGGTGTAACTTTTCATAGATTCTCTGTATCCTCCCTTGTTATTTCTAAATATGGTGAAGCATCTTAAAAACGGCTTGCAAAAAAAGGCTTGCATGCCGGCGATATCCGATGTATGTAAGCTACCTATGAATTAGTTAAGTGCGAGTTCAGTGAGCGTCCAGCCATGTCCACGCGAGGGCAGTATATACGTATTTTTGTCAGTACCGCTGTAACTTTGTCAATTAGCTTTTCATTCCCAACAGTACAGAAGCTATTCGCTTGGATATCAATGCATACATGCAATGGGTGGAATGAATAATAATGAAGCGAACCACATACTATTTTATATTGTTTCAATTAAAACACGACAGACAAATCTAAGAAAATAAATTGTagtttttgtgttgtttattaaGTGACGCCTGTGTATATGACGGGGGTAATCCTGATTTTAGATTCCCTTTCAGAATCCAGATGGATACATCTGATCATAGCCTAAATCAGATTTTTGTTCCAAGGTAGGTCACACTAAAGCCTATTCCGATATCCAACAACGAAAATGACAGACTGATAGTTATAACTGCAGGGGCTTTGGCCTAAATGTGTTGCCTCCACAAGTCAGAAGACATCACTGGATAAACCAGTTAAATTCCAAAAACTCAATTTAGCATAGCACTGAATGCAAAGCGAGGGCAGGACAAGTTGGCCTTGTTAATAGGCTAAGTacagatatttattttttaaaagttcAGATAGGGTTCCAATTCTGGATCGATGACGTCACTTACAAATGGCGGCGGGCGTAAAGCAAACTAGACGTGGGATTTTATTTGTGGAACCACTATAACTTGATGTAGTATTTTCATGCTTTTCAAGTTGGCTTTCGAGCATAAGTTTTAGCAGGCTTTACTAAAGCTGTTTGAAGGTTTTTCTAACCACAGTAGCCAAGAGTAGGCCTGCAGTGGTGACATTGTTTTGGTACGAGAAAGCGGGTCTATATGTGTCGGTATTTCATGTGTACAGCACAATTCACAAGATGTAAAGATAACTTATTAACCACAGACATTGATTTTTGCTTGATGCATAAAAAACCATTGCACAAGTTCGTTGAAAAAAATGCCGAAGAGACCCATTGCTCGAAAAAAGCTCTTCCGGGTTCATAAACCAACTGATCGTCCAGGTTGACATTGCTAGAACGCCCCGAGTCTCTAGGTATTGGCGACTTCTTATAGATGTCATCTGAGCATTTGTCATGCACGGAGTAGTATGGCAAACAACGGGAACAAAAATTGGACGGTTGTTGTTTTAACTTGTCAGCACAAAGACAGTGTATATGCATTTCAGAGGGGTGAGTAACAGTTAGGCTACTTTACTTCATTTGACGTTACTGTCACTGTTACTTGTCATACTTTATTCTTATAGAACTTACGTTGCTATCATTATGCACCGTAGTGCATTCCGACCGACCGTTCTGTCACATTGAAACTCTGTTCCCAAATGcatctttctgttttttcttcaaGTGATACAGCGTAGCGGTATAGTGCTCTGTATTGACTGCAGCAGTCATGTGCTTGTTGGaagaggttgttgatatttccGCAGTAGTCAGTGTAACCCCACCACCTCTAAGGGTAGGTCAAATAGCTTTTCAGAAAAACAACAGTGAgcttacaaacacagagattCGTAGAAAGATGGAAGATTGCCTTTCCTTTGAGTCAAGAATGCAGTAATGAACATTTCAAAgacctcatttttttttaaaggcttaAAAAGAAGTGGAACCCCTCGGAAACTATGTCAGAATCTGGGCCGGACACTTTTCCAAAGTGTCATCTTGGTCATCCCTTGGCGAGGTTCTTGTCTTCACATTATCCAAAGCAGTTAGATGGCATTTGTCTCAGTGACATTAGCAAGCCCTTCAGCCACTTGTAGATCCTGATCCTAAAAGGTCTGCTTGCATCTATTTGCGTAAGATCCTCCTGTGCTTGTAGTGTAAGCCTGGCAGGATTCTCATATCCTTGTTTACCTAGCTAGAGTGAGCTTGATGAAAAGGCTCAGCAGTAGTCTCTCTCTGGGGAGATGGCAAGGGCACAGGCCTCCAATACATTCATGTCCTCCAATACAGCCCTGTCATTCATGACTGACTGCTAGACACTAAAACTATGCCTCAAACTGGAAAAACGTAATGTGGCTGGTATGCAAACGGGCAGGTTTGTCATGGACTAGGCCTATTTAACGTGTGTCACTCCAACTGCTCCCCTGGGATGACATGCACTTGTAAACGTTGTGGTGAGACAGGGTTTGTCAGAAGTACCTCTCATAAAGCATAAACCTGGcttaaacatgctcttgcatcTTAGAGTTGGACTTGCGGCAGCAGCGTGGGGGACTTCCGCCAGGCACCCTGCTGCTGACCGTGGCCGACCCACAGGCGCGACTGGGCAGTGGGGGAGCCACTCTCAACGCCCTCCTGGTGGCCGCCGAGCACCTCAGCGCCAGAGCAGGACACACTGTGAGTGAAGAGCCCGTTTGCCAGCCACATTTAGCAGCACACATCTCTCATGCTGAGTTTCACAGTACGATACACAGTAGTATGTTGTATTCATGGGAATGACCTGTTTGTTATCTTTCTTGAAGGTGGTGACTGCAGATGTCTTGGATGATGCCCACATTCTCATCCTTCACACggtaagagagggaaagatcATTTCCGTTGGAGGAAACTTGAAAACGGCTCGTAccacataaatacaaaatttACAGTGGTGACTAATTTCTCATACCCCATTGTGCAGGGAAGAGATTTCCCCTGGGATAGCTGTGGGAGAGCATTCTGTTGGCTACCTGTAGGGGGCGCTCAGCAAGCAGTGGAGAGTCCAGTTTGCTGCTTGGACACGCTGCTGGACTGCCTTTCTCATCAGGTCAGAGAAAGTGCCACGGCACGACTCCCGTATCTGCACTGATCCCTTTGGTCTCTTTGCTTTTGTCCTCTGGCTGGTTATTGGCAAACCCCCAATAGCCTTCTCTTAGCCTTCGTTCCTTAGAGAACTGGTTTGTAGTACAGACAAGTGGGCTGCTCTCTTATAAATATGTGAGGAGGAGTAATCTggtattttgtgtgtgcgctttggGCCTCTGCAGGTCAGCCCTGGCTCACCACCAGGAGTGTGGGTATGCAGTACAGACATGATCCTCACCCTCCCCTCCAGACAAGGTAAAGACTAGTCTGGGCAGAAACCGTGGCACCCACAGTCGTATGAGCCATTCATAacctttcttttctccctctctccctccctccttcttttcctcccttcttcccccaCTCCTCTTTTTCAGTGATGTCCTGGGAGGGCTTCTCAGGGGTTCGAGTGCTGGCGCTGCCAGGTGACGTCTCATACGCCACCAATCACGGGGTCTATCTCAGTGATGGACAGGTAGGTGTTCACTAGGAATGTGCTTGTGTTGTTGTAGTGCCTGTCTTTGAGCAACCCTGAGAGACTGGTCCTGCTTTGTGTCTTGTTTAGTCTGAATACTGGTTTCACTGAGCAACCAGCCTGCCTGTTCTTCTGGTCTCAGGGCGGAGTGTGTGACATCATCTACAGGGGGTCAGAGGAGCAGATCCGGCAAGCCATCCTGCCTGATGGGAAGGTGCCGTTGGTACGTCTGGGGGACACTTTGAGGCTTAGACCAAAGACGCAAGGAAATAGTCACTTTGTGTTTGAATGGCGTTTCAAcctcatttcacacaattatCAGAAACAATAAATCAACACTGAACCTTCTTGATTGATATTAGGACATTTTTGTTACAGTTTCTGTGCTCCACATTACTGTGTGTAGACAGCACTCACGCCCAGCTGCTTTGTGCTATTGTGCCTTTTTTCAGGTTTCTGGCCCAGTGTTCCTAAGCAGGAGTGTGTCCGAGAAACTACTCCAGACTCATGTCACCTCACCACTGGACGGCTGCACCTACCTGGGCATGGATTCCGGGGCTCCATCCTTACAGGTACACCGTCCTCAGGAGCTGTCAGGGTCAGCCTCGGTCAaaggggggcgacagtggtacagtggtagagaagtcgttttgtaatcagaaggttgctagttcgattccctgtcgaagcgtccttgagcaagacactgaacccctaattgctcctgatgtgcagtgtgccatcagtgtaaatgtaaaatgtgtatacatccttgtaagtcgctttggataaaagcgtctgctaaatgactaaatgtaaatgtaaatgtcaaagtcTGCCAGTAACAAGGGGCCATTTCAATTTCCTGCACTTCTGTCTTTGAATAACTTAACTTATGTGTCAGCCAGTTTCTTTCCTTCATATCCTCTGCTCTCACTGATTTTCTTgcagatctctctctttctggacaTACTGATGTGTCTGTGCTCAGATGTGAGCGAGACTCAGTTTATCAGTGAGGAAAGGCCCGGCTCCACCTCCCCAACAGGGCCACAGGGGGCAGCAGTGAGGTCGGCCAGGGCAGTCCTGTGGAAGACGCTGAGAGGAACTCCTCTCTCTATGGGTAGCGTAGTTTAAACATAGTAGTTAACATGACGTTAATCATTAACATTTCCACAGTATTTTTGCCAGCCTTCAAGTGATGGGTGTAGAGATGACTGGCATATTTTTTTCTAATAGAATACATAGCAGATGGGACCTATGACTACATGACTCTATCAGGGAAGGAGCACATTAGCCGGCTGACAAGAAAAGGATGGCAGATGGAGACCCTGTCTCATATCCAGGTAGCTGGCCTTGATTTTAAATAAGCTGTCTCATATCCAGGTAGCTGTCCTTGATTTTAAATAAGCTGTCTCATATCCAGGTAGCTGTCGTTGATCTTAAATACCTTGAAGATGTAATGCCCATCTCTTGAGTGccataataatacattttaggGGCAGTTTACAAGCTCACGTACTGTTGGCTGTGGTCAACATGACCTTGCAGTGATAaagatgtttctctctctctctcgctctctctctctctctctctctctctctctctctctctttctgttctcagaAGATGGACTGTGTGAGTGCAGATAGCAGAGTGATAAACAGTGTGCTGGAGGGAAATGTCACGGTGTCATCTGGAGCTGTAATTCAACATTGCCACCTCCAGGTGGGAAGACAAATTAACAATTTCTTTAGTCTGCGCCAGCGGTATAATAAACGACACGCAACAGTTTATAATAGCTCTTGCCATCAGATGTCTCTCTGTTTGCTATGCCCACCCAGGGCCCAGTACAAGTGCAGTCTGGGAGTTTCCTGTCCGGACTGGAGGCCACCTCTGGAAgccacctccagcagctgctTCTGAGTGGTGACATTATCATCCAGGGACACCGTGTGCAGCTTGGAGAGCTCAAACTGACCGTTTACACAGTGCTGGGAGCACATGATGCTCTGGAGGTACCATTTCAGATATGGACAGAGTGTACTTCATATCTTTAGTTTGAACATTTTGCTGcagtagtgttttttttgtttcgtttAAAGAATGAATTGCAGAGAGGAGTTTAGCACATGTATCTTTAAACCCCAGTATCGGGTCCTGATCAGCTCTGAAATGTAGTTTACTGTTTGTTTACCCTATTTCTTAtcttcttctgttttctttacAGGCTTCTTATGAGGAATCCACTTTCCTGAACCACAACTGGACTGACCTGTACAAACGTACTGGGATACGGTAAGAGACTGAGCAAAATCAATTCTGGGCTTGCTTTCCAAATTGCATCTGAATGGCTTACATGCAGTGGACATTAGACAACTACAGTGTGGAGGTCATATGAGCATCATGGTTCTCCTGCCttccaacccctcccccccttcagGCCTGAGGAGATATGGGCCACCAGCAGTGAAAGCAAGACGCCTCGACCCCTCTGGGACGCCCGGCTCTTCCCCGTGTTCCAGCCCCGTGACGGAGCGGTCGGACTGGAAGGGGTTTCCTGGTTAATGTCGGGGGGCCCCGGAACTCTGGAGTGGTGGAGAGGGGCCTGGAGGCTGTCCCTGAGGGAGGTGCTGTCCCTCACCGACCAGGAGGGGGAGCTGTGCTGGAGAGAGGAGCTGTTCTTCCGCGCGGCTAGGAAGAGAGCCACGGACACGCTGAGAGGCCACAGCGACCACAGCCTCCTGCCCAGCATCAGAGCTGCTGTTCTGGGTGGCCAGCAGGGGAAGCTCCTGAGCACGCTGGACAGTGGtgaggagtgggggtggggcacAGAGTCGTCATGTCAGTGCAGCCACTGTGAAGTatacaaatgtttttgaaagatttttttttactcttcccTATAAATAGCAAAGCTTCTTGTCTCTAAGGCTCCCATGCACTCTATAATATGCAGCTAAATGGGATAGCCAGGTCCAGATATATGAAtcaggaatcaagcacgtctgcCTGTTCGGTGTCTGCAGAGAATATTTAAGGGTCTTT
Above is a genomic segment from Clupea harengus chromosome 3, Ch_v2.0.2, whole genome shotgun sequence containing:
- the fcsk gene encoding L-fucose kinase is translated as MANNGNKNWTVVVLTCQHKDSVYAFQRELDLRQQRGGLPPGTLLLTVADPQARLGSGGATLNALLVAAEHLSARAGHTVVTADVLDDAHILILHTGRDFPWDSCGRAFCWLPVGGAQQAVESPVCCLDTLLDCLSHQVSPGSPPGVWVCSTDMILTLPSRQVMSWEGFSGVRVLALPGDVSYATNHGVYLSDGQGGVCDIIYRGSEEQIRQAILPDGKVPLVSGPVFLSRSVSEKLLQTHVTSPLDGCTYLGMDSGAPSLQISLFLDILMCLCSDVSETQFISEERPGSTSPTGPQGAAVRSARAVLWKTLRGTPLSMEYIADGTYDYMTLSGKEHISRLTRKGWQMETLSHIQKMDCVSADSRVINSVLEGNVTVSSGAVIQHCHLQGPVQVQSGSFLSGLEATSGSHLQQLLLSGDIIIQGHRVQLGELKLTVYTVLGAHDALEASYEESTFLNHNWTDLYKRTGIRPEEIWATSSESKTPRPLWDARLFPVFQPRDGAVGLEGVSWLMSGGPGTLEWWRGAWRLSLREVLSLTDQEGELCWREELFFRAARKRATDTLRGHSDHSLLPSIRAAVLGGQQGKLLSTLDSVAAGSSENLGVAARTLACIADVLGCMAGEGKGGLRSGPAANPAWAAAFSLLERPDLPAGIQALANQRSHWINRPDMLVRAARHYEGAGQVLLRQAVMSAQEFVSIGQGEMPPIGEWQEVECPARLDLSGGWSDTPPIAFERGGAVVNVAVKVDGRRPIGARARRIREPRLLLVTSSSGADCSVATETVCRTLQDLEDHCQPHAPGALLKAVCVCSGLVTFPSQQPLAEQLLQRWGGGLELHSWSLLPYGSGLGTSSILAGAVLAAVYRSTGRTYDTDSLIHAVLHLEQTLTTGGGWQDQVGGLVGGVKVARSRASLPLRVDVERLSLSQDFLSALQQRLILVYTGKTRLARNLLQDVVRSWYSRLPSIVTNTDQLVTNAEECALACTDGSLSRLGACLDCYWAQKKVMAPGCEPAAVRSMMNALRPLALGQSLAGAGGGGFLYLLTRDGQQEEAVRQVLGSTPGLGDFTVHSVELDMEGICVLQSARSPDQ